The Psychrosphaera ytuae genome includes a region encoding these proteins:
- a CDS encoding DUF3802 family protein yields the protein MVTDKPAYDELMEYLYSSRDIFAQRDDTTIDDLTLEALVEREIANQVITLCSQHDDIEVNHRSIIVREVDGIVYDMQQVLYDYWLQPVTQAHVDFVTEFAGLIKNIFDGAIADLLD from the coding sequence ATGGTAACTGATAAGCCGGCATACGACGAACTCATGGAGTACTTGTACTCGAGTCGCGATATATTTGCCCAACGCGATGACACAACAATTGATGATTTGACCCTTGAAGCTCTAGTAGAGCGTGAAATTGCCAACCAAGTCATCACTTTGTGCAGCCAACATGACGACATAGAAGTTAACCATAGATCTATCATAGTCCGCGAAGTAGACGGCATTGTTTACGACATGCAGCAAGTGCTTTATGACTACTGGCTACAACCAGTGACTCAGGCACATGTTGACTTCGTCACCGAATTTGCGGGCCTTATCAAAAATATCTTTGATGGTGCCATTGCTGATCTTCTCGATTAA